One Monomorium pharaonis isolate MP-MQ-018 chromosome 4, ASM1337386v2, whole genome shotgun sequence DNA segment encodes these proteins:
- the LOC105839988 gene encoding LOW QUALITY PROTEIN: forkhead box protein D3 (The sequence of the model RefSeq protein was modified relative to this genomic sequence to represent the inferred CDS: deleted 1 base in 1 codon) produces MDQSVIVPSVPRDAGVDSVRLTMKNESDASSLHQQQHHQQQPEQQTVVVHPSSTVAGARSAALSMSAGSLSQETSLEPLLCNPTSSEMKARKPGARRQEKPPYSYIALIVMAIQSSPGKRLTLSEIYSFLQQRFPFFRGTYQGWKNSVRHNLSLNECFIKLPKGLGRPGKGHYWTIDPSTEYMFEEGSFRRRPRGFRRKCQALKPQYPHQYYSSAGPGVGVQASGPYDNLAAGPGGIEYANGYQNQYQNYQEYAMYAPSAAVSADWAYPEGTATYKSAPPIAEVTYKTTEVTYKTGAETTPSVYRNGELVTFKSEPGAFGARGQDQLTAYRPPPADGFPTVKDHHPQHHADYVKDEVMMGYKCANSTPTTQAPGQDYYVGYGLNNATGHGVNITMQSMQEQPAGNSSPVTNVSSPHSGCQTPAADHGIKMQCTNSSSSSNNSGGSIVDRKPSYFAHPGGSMTLSSLGSLGSLNLSNIGGLSISNIPGTVSTNIHHASTPPPTTMYYDQIKYSM; encoded by the exons ATGGACCAGAGCGTGATCGTGCCATCCGTGCCCCGCGACGCCGGCGTCGACAGCGTGCGGCTGACCATGAAGAACGAGTCCGACGCAAGTAGTCTGCATCAGCAGCAGCACCATCAGCAGCAACCGGAACAGCAGACGGTCGTCGTGCATCCGAGCTCGACGGTGGCCGGCGCGCGATCGGCAGCGTTGTCGATGAGCGCGGGCAGTCTTTCGCAGGAAACGAGCCTGGAGCCGCTCTTGTGCAATCCGACGAGCAGCGAGATG AAGGCGAGAAAACCCGGTGCGCGACGCCAGGAGAAGCCGCCGTACTCGTACATCGCGCTGATCGTGATGGCGATCCAGTCGAGTCCGGGTAAAAGGCTGACCCTCTCAGAGATCTACTCGTTTCTGCAGCAGCGCTTTCCGTTCTTCCGCGGTACGTACCAGGGCTGGAAGAATTCGGTACGTCACAATCTCAGCCTGAACGAGTGCTTCATCAAGCTGCCCAAGGGCCTGGGTCGGCCCGGCAAGGGTCACTACTGGACCATCGACCCGTCCACCGAGTACATGTTCGAGGAGGGGAGCTTCCGGCGACGGCCGCGCGGCTTTCGACGCAAGTGTCAGGCGTTGAAGCCGCAGTATCCTCATCAGTATTACTCGAGCGCCGGCCCCGGGGTCGGCGTGCAGGCGTCCGGTCCCTACGACAATCTGGCCGCCGGACCCGGGGGCATTGAGTACGCGAACGGCTATCAGAATCAGTATCAGAACTACCAGGAGTACGCTATGTACGCGCCGAGCGCGGCGGTGTCCGCCGACTGGGCGTACCCGGAGGGCACGGCAACCTACAAGTCCGCGCCGCCGATAGCCGAGGTGACTTACAAGACCACCGAAGTCACGTACAAGACCGGCGCCGAGACGACACCGTCGGTCTACAGGAACGGCGAGCTGGTGACGTTCAAGAGCGAGCCCGGGGCCTTCGGCGCTCGCGGCCAGGATCAGCTGACGGCGTACAGGCCGCCGCCGGCCGACGGATTCCCCACGGTGAAGGATCATCATCCGCAGCATCACGCTGACTACGTGAAGGACGAGGTCATGATGGGTTACAAGTGTGCCAACTCAACACCCACCACTCAAGCACCTGGGCAGGACTATTACGTCGGTTATGGCCTCAACAATGCCACCGGTCATGGCGTCAACATCACCATGCAGTCTATGCAGGAGCAGCCGGCTGGTAACAGCAGTCCCGTCACCAACGTCAGCTCGCCGCACAGCGGATGTCAAACTCCTGCCGCGGATCACG GGATAAAAATGCAGTGCACCAATTCCAGCTCCAGTTCGAACAATTCCGGCGGCAGCATTGTTGACCGGAAGCCATCCTATTTCGCGCATCCCGGAGGCTCGATGACCTTGAGCTCCCTAGGTTCACTAGGTTCGTTAAATCTGAGTAACATTGGTGGTCTGAGCATATCCAACATACCTGGCACAGTTTCCACGAATATTCATCACGCGTCGACACCGCCGCCCACGACGATGTACTATGATCAGATCAAGTACAGTATGTGA
- the LOC105839987 gene encoding importin-4, producing the protein MERLLLNLLVADSATIQEATKELKKVLQNPDSVPALCQLIVTSTNPEVRQYATLILRRRYIKGKNWTKLSIPIRTEFKKILLQALEHESINFVRNSIAQLIGVIVKHELPTNSWPEIIQYVQKLITNERLEDKELGLYTLSIMTDVTPDTYTSHARSLVMLLAQTLNSLQSLGNPAAFYILNTLRHLIPVAKHDETTVHTYATMMPLIMATIQALAETEHDTFAIQSFELLDELCENMIVVITPHVKPLVHMCLTIIANKSADELLKVRVISFIGWLARLKKKALVKHKLVEPIVDMLFAVMISKPDDDDDYSNAESENTILTSATQTLDLLAMHLPPEKLIPHLLRHIEPGLRNTDDYVKKTSYVAIAVLAEGCAEYIRSNYLEFFLRCICEGISYHSPVVRNAALYALGQYSEHLQPEISQYSSELLPVLFEYLGQVCSHIKQEKKEPHAVGRMFYALEMFCENLHERILPYLPKLMEKLFDILNADTSPHVKELTLSAIGAAACASKEHMLPYFETIINILNNYLTSEPNEENMCLQVQAVDTLGVIARSIGEKHFAPLAATSLDLGIKLLRNTIDPDLRKSLYGLFAAISTVMKKEMVATLPEIVEYMIMSIRSADGILMHFKDDEANALTVYDDLSDTENEREDEEEDIEFTDNEEDNDEEIDGYSVENAYMEEKEESVMALKEIAEYTQEAFMPYLERSFEEIFKLINYPQEDIRKASIEALLQFCINLSKINTDEGKKALLKALSMFIPKLSELIRLDEEPTVAICGLEAYQELLREVKSDVIIGIGHKEAIINCVMDVMKDKTACQDQEEIEGVETEAEQDELLIECAGTVFSSLGRVLSAEDFALYFQTMLPFFLKRLKMDNSEGQRSFAVGTIAECLPGLKHTVAAFIPQLLPTFLQTGTQDPCSEVRSNCFFGIGELALYGKEAVYPHYPNILQILSCAIAKETDAAARDNVVGAIARLIITNYSNLPLEQVFPVFVEQLPLKADYQEHKAVFKSILTLYQAGVTLLQSYIHTLLKVAVIILHEEKTADVETQNLVMEFIKSAQRDFVNDWNALFTELPPEVVTNIQRIFS; encoded by the exons ATGGAGCGCCTACTGTTGAATCTGCTCGTAGCCGACAGTGCTACGATACAGGAG GCAACAAAAGAGCTCAAGAAGGTACTTCAGAATCCAGACAGTGTGCCAGCTTTGTGCCAACTTATTGTAACATCGACGAATCCGGAG GTACGACAATATGCGACTCTTATTCTTAGGAGACGTTAcattaaaggaaaaaattggACAAAATTGTCCATACCTATACGAAcagaatttaagaaaattctattACAG gcCTTAGAACATGAAtcgataaattttgttagaaatagTATAGCTCAATTAATAGGTGTCATTGTTAAACATGAATTACCTACAAATAGCTGGCCAGAAATTATACAGTATGTGCAAAAGTTAATCACTAATGAAAGATTGGAGGATAAAGAA ctaGGCCTTTATACTTTATCAATTATGACAGACGTTACTCCAGATACCTATACCTCACATGCCAGATCTCTAGTGATGCTCCTCGCTCAAACGTTGAATAGTCTTCAGAGCTTGGGAAATCCTGcagctttttatattttgaatacaTTGCGACATCTCATTCCTGTAGCCAAACATGACGAAACG ACAGTACACACTTACGCTACAATGATGCCGCTCATAATGGCTACAATTCAAGCTTTGGCTGAAACTGAACATGATACTTTTGCTATCCAAAGTTTCGAATTGTTGGACGAATTGTGTGAGAACATGATTGTTGTAATAACACCCCACGTGAAACCTCTTGTCCATATGTGCCTTACAATCATTGCTAATAAAAGTGCAGATGAACTCTTGAAAGTTAGAGTGATCAGTTTTATCGGTTGGCTAGcaagattaaagaaaaaggCTCTCGTGAAGCATAAACTGGTGGAACCAATCGTCG ACATGTTATTCGCAGTCATGATTAGTAAGCCAGATGATGACGATGATTATTCAAATGCAGAGAGtgaaaatactattttaacaAGCGCTACTCAAACTTTGGACTTACTTGCGATGCATTTGCCGCCGGAGAAATTAATTCCACATTTG TTACGACATATCGAACCTGGACTTCGAAATACAGATGATTACGTTAAGAAGACATCGTACGTGGCTATAGCTGTATTAGCGGAAGGTTGTGCTGAATACATTCGGTCGAACTATCTTGAATTCTTTCTGCGATGTATCTGCGAAGGAATCTCCTATCACTCGCCTGTTGTGCGCAACGCCGCGCTTTATGCCTTAGGACAATATTCTGAGCACTTGCAACCGGAGATCTCGCAGTATTCTTCCGAATTACTGCCCGTATTATTTGAGTACCTCGGCCAGGTGTGCTCGCACATTAAACAAGAGAAGAAAGAACCGCATGCGGTCGGCCGTATGTTCTACGCTCTCGAGATGTTCTGCGAGAACTTGCACGAGAGGATTTTACCGTACTTGCCTAAACTGATGGAGAAATTATTCGACATCTTGAACGCGGATACATCACCTCATGTAAAAGAACTCACTTTGAGCGCGATAGGCGCCGCCGCCTGTGCCAGCAAGGAGCATATGCTACCGTACTTTGAAACAATCATAAacattcttaataattatcttacttCTGAGCCGAATGAGGAAAACATGTGTCTTCAAGTTCAAGCAGTCG ataCCCTCGGAGTGATTGCTAGGTCGATAGGTGAGAAACACTTTGCTCCATTGGCGGCTACGTCACTCGATCTTGGAATAAAACTATTAAGAAATACGATCGATCCAGACTTACGGAAATCTCTTTACGGATTGTTCGCCGCTATTAGCACAGTAATGAAGAAAGAAATGGTTGCAACTCTACCCGAAATTGTCGAGTACATGATAATGAGTATACGAAGTGCAGATGGAATTTTG ATGCATTTTAAGGACGACGAAGCTAATGCTCTTACAGTTTATGATGATCTCAGCGATACCGAGAATGAACGAGAAGATGAAGAAGAAGACATCGAATTCACTGATAATGAAGAAGATAATGATGAAGAGATCGACGGTTATAGTGTTGAAAACGCCTACATggaggaaaaagaagagagcgTGATGGCGCTGAAAGAAATCGCTGAATACACACA AGAGGCGTTCATGCCATACCTCGAAAGATCTTTTGAGGAGATTTTTAAGTTGATTAATTATCCCCAAGAAGATATACGAAAAGCAAGTATAGAAGCTCTATTGCAGTTTTGCatcaatttatcaaaaatcaatACCGACGAAGGCAAAAAGGCACTATTGAAGGCTCTCTCCATGTTCATTCCGAAATTGTCGGAGCTGATAAGATTAGATGAAGAGCCAACGGTCGCTATTTGTGGTTTAGAAGCGTATCAGGAACTTTTAAGGGAAGTGAAATCAGATGTTATCATCGGTATAGGTCATAAAGAAGCCataataaattgtgtaatGGACGTTATGAAag ATAAAACAGCGTGTCAAGATCAGGAGGAAATCGAAGGTGTTGAAACCGAAGCGGAACAGGACGAGCTACTGATAGAATGCGCGGGGACTGTATTTTCTAGTTTGGGAAGAGTGCTTTCAGCAGAGGATTTTGCGCTCTATTTTCAGACCATGTTgcctttctttttaaaaagactG AAAATGGACAATTCGGAGGGACAGAGATCCTTCGCCGTTGGAACGATAGCTGAATGTTTGCCCGGACTTAAACACACAGTGGCTGCGTTTATTCCACAACTGCTTCCAACTTTTCTACAAACTGGGACCCAAGATCCCTGCAGTGAAGTTCGTAGCAATTGCTTCTTCGGAATCGGAGAACTTGCTCTATATGGGAAAGAAGCAGTTTATCC GCATTATCCCaatattcttcaaattttatcATGTGCCATTGCAAAAGAAACGGACGCAGCTGCACGTGATAACGTAGTTGGAGCAATTGCACGACTTATTATCACGAATTATTCGAATTTACCGCTCGAACAAGTATTTCCAGTTTTTGTAGAACAATTACCTTTAAAGGCAGACTACCAAGAACATAAAGCCGTATTTAAAAGTATTCTTACGTTATATCAAGCTGGAGTCACTCTCCTACAATCTTACATTCATACATTATTGAAAGTCGCAGTTATCATATTACATGAAGAAAAAACTGCCGACGTTG agaCGCAAAATCTTGTCATGGAATTTATCAAGTCTGCTCAACGAGACTTTGTGAACGATTGGAATGCACTTTTTACTGAGCTGCCTCCAGAAGTTGTTACAAACATTCAacgtatattttcttaa